A genomic region of Anas acuta chromosome 1, bAnaAcu1.1, whole genome shotgun sequence contains the following coding sequences:
- the CD9 gene encoding CD9 antigen translates to MPVKGGTKCIKYLLFGFNFIFWLAGTAVLAIGLWLRFDSQTKSIFELESNNTTFYTGVYILIGAGALMMLVGFLGCCGALQESQCMLGLFFVFLFVIFALEIAAAIWGFANKEKVIEELKDFYKETYEKRSQPAARETLKAFHFALNCCGIAGSLEQQFMDTCPKKTLAESFTVTSCPKAIDDVFQSKLNVIGAVGLGIAVIMIFGMIFSMVLCCAIRRNREMV, encoded by the exons ATGCCCGTCAAAGGAGGCACCAAGTGTATCAAGTACTTGCTCTTCGGCTTCAACTTCATTTTCTGG CTTGCAGGAACAGCAGTTCTTGCAATTGGACTATGGCTTCGGTTTGATTCACAGACTAAAAGCATCTTCGAACTGGAATCCAACAACACAACATTTTATACAG gAGTTTACATCTTAATTGGAGCTGGTGCACTGATGATGCTGGTTGGCTTCTTGGGATGCTGTGGTGCATTGCAGGAATCACAGTGTATGCTTGGCCTG TTCTTTGTCTTCCTGTTTGTGATTTTTGCCCTTGAAattgctgctgccatctggggatttgcaaataaagaaaag GTTATTGAAGAGTTAAAGGACTTCTACAAGGAAACCTATGAAAAGAGATCTCAACCAGCTGCCAGGGAAACCttgaaagcatttcattttgct CTGAATTGTTGTGGTATTGCAGGAAGTCTTGAGCAGCAGTTCATGGATACATGTCCAAAGAAGACCTTGGCTGAGTCATTTACTGTAACG tCATGTCCTAAAGCCATTGATGATGTCTTTCAATCAAAACTGAATGTGATTGGAGCAGTTGGCCTTGGTATTGCTGTTATAATG attTTCGGCATGATATTCAGTATGGTTCTTTGCTGTGCTATCCgcagaaacagagaaatggtCTAA